Below is a genomic region from Tolypothrix sp. NIES-4075.
CACCAGCATAAAAGTTATCAAAGGCAGCATCACATGCAAGCTGCTCGCGCTTGGCACCAGCAATTACTACCCCTTTAGCGATACCAGCTTTGCGCCGTCGAATAAACTCTTGATGCGAAATATTTAACCGTGACAACCACTTATGCTGATACTCTAACTCTTCTGGGGATGCTTGGACATAATTTGCTCCTGCAGAACGCACAGCAAAATTTCCCCTAGTGCCCCCTCCTGCGTAACAGCAATCTAGAACCGCCGTGACATTTTCTGTCTGCAAAGCTGACATTAACAAGAACAGTGTGTGTCCCATTATGTCATTCACAACACCGCCTTTGTCGGGAAATCCAGATGCAAGTCGCCTATCCACAGGGAGAAAACTACTATTCAATCCATCAGGACTATCGCGGTCTGGATCGACGACTTGCGAACCATGTCCAGAAAAGTGAAATACGACTACATCGTCAGGTTTGGCTTGCTTGATCAGGTGTTCCTCAAATGCTGTCAGAATGCCGTGGCGAGTAGCTTGTGCATCATTCACAATGAGAATATCCTTGGGGTCAAAGGCAAACTTGTTAATCAGCAGTTGTTTCTGCAAATCAGTATCGTTGACACATCCGCGCAAAGAAGGTACGCCCCCTCCATACTGATTGATACCAACAAGCAAGGCTAGTTTACGCCGTGTGTTTTGAGCTAGAACCCGCCCATACTCATTGCCTCGGCGTTGAATATCCAACTGACTTAAACCTAAAGCTGCTAACAGCGAACCAGTAGATTGTAAAAAATGACGACGTTTGAACTGTGGCATAATTAACTACTTATGGTGCTTATGTAACTTATTAAACCAACATACTAGTGGCAAGCGGTGACACGAGGGCAGTAACTCGTTATCGGAGGAAATTAGCAAATTACGCCTAATGTGAATCAAATAGATTGAGACTGGAAAGTGAGAACATTAATGCCAAAACGGCGACGAAGCAATAGACGTAGAGTGTGAGATGCAATGAAAGGCAGCAATATGAACACAAAAGCCATCAATAGTTTTGTTGAGTAGGCGTTCGGGGTTACGACCAGTGTTTTGAATTTCATGAAATACACCTTCTACGCGTTGGCGAACACGACTAATAAAACGCTTTAAGGTATAAGAATGTTGAAAATGCTGGTTATCACGAGTGAGTGTCCAGATGCGATTACCAGTGTGGTGAGCCATCGCTGCCTGCCAGTGGGCAGAGATAAAGCCCTTATCTGCGTAAATATCACTATGCTGAACCATCTCTAAAACACCCTCAGCCGCTACTCTCTCATCAGTGTTAGCAGGCACTAGGTCATAAGCAATGGGAATGCCATTCCACGTTGACAGCATCACTAGCTTGTAGCCGAAATAACTCATTTCTCTGGCAGCACAACGCCCAGGGGCAGCACTGCCTGCAAAATCACTATATCGTTTGTCACGCTTAAGTCCCAATACTGGTAACGGTTTGGTGTCGAGGAGGAAATATTTTTCAGTTTCTCCCACCAATTGCTCCACCCAACTGCGGCGTAAGTTCTCTAACATCCCATCTAATTTACGTAACCGACGATTAAATTGACTTTGGTCAAGTAAATTCGGAAACCATTCTCTGTAGTTTCCCCTGATGAAGCCGAGAAACTGTGTTTCTCCCGGAAATGGCACGTAATCCATTACCAGCGCTAGCGTTATGATTTCGCTATCACTCATTCTGGCTTTCGCCCCTGGTTTTAACACTGTGGTATTTTTTACTTGTTTTCGATACCAATCATCTACTATGACAAAGATTGTTGTCATTAACGTTCCAAGGTCTATGCTAGTCATGGGGGAAGTCTGATTTGAAAAGTGTGGTAACTTTTATCTTCTTACTTCTCCCGCCTTTTTTCCTAATTCACATTAGGCGTAAATTGCTCGCTCAATAACTATATATTTCTCAGCACCACGGAGGTTATGCAAAATTTGATGCGTTTACTTCTGTGACAATACTAAAAAACTAGTGTTTTTGATTTGTTATGAGGGTGTAGGCAGTACGCGAGAGATTCGACTAGCAACCAATAAACACAATAGTAGAAGCAAGAAGGGACAGGAAGAATTGACGAATTTGCTGGCAGATATGATTGATTAAATAAGAATTACCATCGTAATTAGGCGCGAAATTCCCCACTAACCCCTGGTTGAGTCCCGCTCCTACAAGTAATCAAATAATGCTTGAAGTATCCAATTCCTGATATTCTGATAGCAATGCTATCTATTTGATATCGATAGCGATGCTAGCAATTGCGATATCACCATGTCTGATACCTGTGACGAAAATAAACCAAGTGCAATGGTGCGCGTCCCCACTCCCCTAATTCCCGCAGTTAGGGAATTATCTCGGTTGCACCGACAAGGACGAACAAGTGAGGTACTTCACTCTCTGGATGAATTGATATTGGCGTTGGACAGCAGCAGTGATTGCACATACAATGCCACAAGTCAAGCAATAGGGGCAATTTACGAACGACTTGATAGTTTGGAGTCACAATTGTTGGGTGAGGAGCCTCACAATGGAACACCCGAAACCAAACGTCTCGCCGATCTAGAACAAAAAATCGAGGGGATGACAAGTCGGATGGCACAATTTGCCGATGCGATTATCCAAATACAAAATAACCTCAACAACCAACCAAAGCGGAATAAATCGTATTATAACAATTCATATTATCAAGGGCAAACTGTTAAAATCCAACCGCTAACGGAAGACAATTTAGCTAAAAGATTAGGTGTGAATGTAGAAACTGTACGCAAAGAAAGAAGTAGCCAGCCACCGCCACTTTTTGTCGGGTGGTCTAAACGTAAAGATAGTTCAGGCATTGGGTGGGAATTTAACGCTCATACGGGACTATATCACCCAGTAACATAAAGATGTTGAAAAAATCCCATAACAGATACCCAGAGAATTGGTCAGATATCGCGTTAGAGGTTAAACAATCCGCAGATTGGAAATGTTCTAAGTGCAACTTACAGTGCATCCGTCCAGGTGATAGCACAAAGGGGCTTTCTCGTTCTGAAAGAATGGCGTTAACACTTACAGTTCATCATAAAAATTTCACGCCCGAAGACAACAGATTAGAAAATCTTTGTGCTGTCTGCACGAGTTGTCATTTATTATATCATTGTCGAAGAAAAGGGAATATTTCACCTGGGC
It encodes:
- a CDS encoding IS982 family transposase, which translates into the protein MTTIFVIVDDWYRKQVKNTTVLKPGAKARMSDSEIITLALVMDYVPFPGETQFLGFIRGNYREWFPNLLDQSQFNRRLRKLDGMLENLRRSWVEQLVGETEKYFLLDTKPLPVLGLKRDKRYSDFAGSAAPGRCAAREMSYFGYKLVMLSTWNGIPIAYDLVPANTDERVAAEGVLEMVQHSDIYADKGFISAHWQAAMAHHTGNRIWTLTRDNQHFQHSYTLKRFISRVRQRVEGVFHEIQNTGRNPERLLNKTIDGFCVHIAAFHCISHSTSIASSPFWH